In the genome of Deinococcus deserti VCD115, one region contains:
- a CDS encoding sensor histidine kinase, which translates to MMDGMRAGKRGGQEGLAADLLSPRTYRVALYVLLALPAGGLVAVLLTGGVVGGVLTLPLLVGAPLLLGALWLVGALADVQRVLAGLLGVSFERTHLPRAYRGVLPWLRDTLADPSTYRALLFHVVQLPLAAMCWMVLVALLAVMIAGLSAPLWVLSPGAPPVVWREWTLVPDESVVVGLILTGAGSALVLGGVLNLMGRLWTRLTLGLLAPDRRDEAARREVVALRRAAGRVALGDDLGVTLTDLATQAWTASTARSVALVAPDGTPHATSGEGHPALSGLPERTPVPGEANVQVTADGATLVTLPVTLPPSAGTLDGGTLRAVYQGGTRPGAEELAFLLSIADHAGTALHASQLIERAGARAGEQERARLARELHDSVAQALYGITLGAKTARATLDRDPGRARESLDYTIRLAEGGVSEMKALLFSLRPDALEEGGLIAALTQHAHALEARHGLRVHAELRAEPHLTPDAQAAAYRVAQEALHNVVKHARATQVWLCVHESLGVVTVSVRDDGRGFDPASQGRGTLGQRSMRERAAGAGGTLDVQSAPGEGTIVTLRIPAASAAPLQREEAHA; encoded by the coding sequence ATGATGGACGGCATGAGGGCAGGAAAGCGCGGTGGGCAGGAAGGCCTGGCGGCAGACCTGCTCAGCCCCCGCACCTACCGCGTGGCACTGTACGTGCTGCTGGCCCTCCCGGCCGGCGGGCTGGTGGCCGTCCTGCTGACGGGTGGTGTGGTCGGTGGGGTATTGACCCTGCCGCTGCTGGTCGGCGCGCCTCTGCTGCTGGGGGCCTTGTGGCTGGTGGGGGCCCTGGCGGACGTGCAGCGGGTGCTGGCCGGCCTGCTGGGTGTGAGTTTTGAGCGCACGCACCTGCCACGCGCCTACCGGGGGGTTCTGCCCTGGCTGCGCGATACCCTGGCGGACCCTTCAACCTACCGTGCACTGCTTTTTCACGTCGTGCAGCTGCCACTGGCTGCGATGTGCTGGATGGTGCTGGTGGCGCTGCTGGCGGTGATGATTGCGGGGCTCAGCGCTCCACTATGGGTCCTGAGCCCCGGGGCACCCCCGGTGGTCTGGCGCGAATGGACCCTGGTTCCCGATGAAAGCGTCGTGGTCGGGCTGATCCTGACCGGTGCGGGCAGTGCCCTGGTTCTGGGTGGCGTGCTGAACCTCATGGGGCGGCTCTGGACCCGCCTGACGCTGGGCTTGCTGGCCCCCGACCGCCGGGATGAGGCGGCCCGGCGCGAGGTGGTGGCGCTGCGCCGCGCCGCAGGCCGGGTGGCGCTGGGCGACGATCTGGGCGTGACCCTGACTGATCTGGCCACGCAGGCCTGGACAGCCAGCACCGCGCGGTCGGTGGCTCTGGTCGCGCCGGACGGTACGCCGCACGCCACCAGCGGCGAGGGCCATCCGGCGCTGAGCGGGCTGCCAGAGCGCACGCCCGTACCCGGTGAGGCCAACGTGCAGGTGACGGCAGATGGGGCCACGCTGGTTACGCTTCCCGTCACGCTGCCTCCCTCGGCGGGCACGCTGGACGGCGGGACCCTGCGGGCCGTGTATCAGGGTGGCACACGGCCCGGGGCAGAGGAACTGGCCTTCCTGCTGAGCATTGCCGATCACGCTGGAACAGCGCTGCATGCCTCACAGCTGATCGAACGGGCCGGCGCGCGGGCCGGGGAGCAGGAACGTGCCCGGCTGGCCCGTGAACTGCATGACAGCGTGGCCCAGGCGCTGTACGGCATTACCCTGGGGGCCAAGACGGCGCGCGCCACCCTGGACCGCGACCCAGGGCGGGCCCGCGAGAGCCTGGATTACACCATCCGGTTGGCCGAGGGCGGTGTCAGCGAGATGAAGGCACTGCTGTTCAGCCTGCGCCCCGACGCCCTGGAGGAAGGCGGGCTGATCGCGGCCCTGACCCAGCACGCGCATGCCCTGGAGGCCCGCCACGGCCTGCGGGTTCATGCCGAGCTGCGCGCCGAGCCACACCTCACACCGGATGCTCAGGCCGCCGCCTACCGGGTAGCTCAGGAAGCCCTGCATAACGTGGTGAAACATGCCCGGGCCACCCAGGTCTGGTTGTGTGTGCACGAGTCGTTGGGGGTGGTCACAGTCAGCGTGCGCGATGACGGGCGGGGCTTTGACCCTGCGTCGCAGGGGCGCGGCACCCTGGGACAGCGCAGCATGCGTGAGCGGGCCGCTGGAGCCGGCGGCACGCTGGACGTGCAGAGTGCACCAGGCGAAGGCACCATCGTCACCCTGCGGATTCCGGCTGCTTCGGCGGCTCCTCTTCAGCGCGAGGAGGCGCACGCATGA